The DNA region ATTCAGGTACTTTACGGTGCTGATCTTGATACTGCCAATTTTGGTAGTGGATTTCCTAAAACATTCTCTGAGAACAAGGCTGAATTGGACCCTTATGCACTTTCTGGTTGGAACTTAAATAATTTACCAAGACTTGCTGGATCAGTTCTTTCATTTGAGAAGGAGGATATATCTGGTGTCTTGGTGCCTTGGCTATATGTCGGAATGTGTTTTTCATCATTTTGCTGGGTAGGTTTATAgttgaattttaaaagattttccttCTCACCATGGGTACTGTCACTAGTAAAATAATTTCTAGAGTGTTTTTTCACCGCTCATTCAAAAGCTTCAGTAATGCATTCCAACAGATTAAATAAAAGACTTCAGAAGTTTGCTTTTTCTAGATCATTGAAGTGGATGATAGTTAATTCTTGAAGGAAGCTTATATTAACTACTACTTTATTTGTATTTCTATTCTTTTTGACATTATTCTCAGAGTCTAGTAATTGACATTACTCTTCATAGAGTTGCATCATTCAATATCCACAGGACCAGCAGCAGATAGTTGCAAATGCCATATCTTATTATCTGAATGGACTCTTCCCTCAACAAATACTAAGCTTGTTCTTGGTTTCCTTTTTTGTTCATTTCTTCCTCCCAATGTTCCTTAGATCTTCTGCTGAACCTCTAACTTAAACTGTCATTTTGCTTAAACAGCATGTGGAAGACCACCATCTTTATTCTCTAAACTACATGCACTTTGGTGATCCAAAAGTTTGGTATGGGATTCCAGGCATTGATGCAGTGAAGCTGGAGGATGCCATGAAAAAACATCTTCCTGAGTTGTTTGAGGAACAACCAGATCTGCTGCATGAACTGGTAAGTTTATTGTTTTTAAAACTTCAGAAGACTTATGCTCTGTTTACTCTAAAGCGTGGATGAGGAAGGGAAAGAAATTTATGGTGGAAAATTAtcctcggaggaagagaagaaaaagggtgAAGAAATCCCTTCCTTTGCATATTTGTTTATCTTGATAGAGGAAGGTAGATACATGCAacgtaattttgtaaataaaaaagggtACATGTGTCATTTTTTAGGTACATGgtgtaattttatgagttaaaaaggctacatgcgtcatttttttttgtatatgatataattttgtgaatgaaaaggggtacatgcgtcatttttttttccattcgctactttccgtccgattttgaggtgatcgattttggctcCAAAACTATTTGTTGATGGATTGCGTTTCTCTTCCatctgaaaattttaatgaagtaaacgacgaAAACTTTTCCACTGCGGAAACTTTTCCTTAGTTTTGATATCCGCTCTCCCAAGTAAACTGACCATTAGTGTATACGTATattaattcttattttttttcatgatCTAAGCAGGTTACACAGTTGTCTCCTTCCATCCTAAAAGCTGAAGGAGTTCCTGTTTACCGTGCCATTCAAAAGTCTGGAGAATTTGTTCTTACTTTTCCAAGAGCGTATCATTCCGGTTTTAACTGTGGCTTCAATTGTGCTGAAGCAGTAAATGTTGCACCAGCAGACTGGCTTCCACACGGTCAATGTGCTGTTGAGTTGTATAGTGAACAACACCGGAAGACTTCGTTGTCCCATGATAAGCTATTGCTAGGTGTTGCATGGGAAGCTGTCAAAGAGAAGCTGGGGGAGTCTCCCATGTACACCAATGCAAAATTCAAGACATGGCAAAACTTTTGTGGGAAGGATGGAGTACTAGCTCAGGCCGTTAAggtaaatcattttttttaacataagtTATTCTTAAAGTAATAAGGTTCTTATTATTAATACTAAGTAATATTGTGGCAGGCAAGAATCACTCTGGAACATAAGAGAAGGGAGAGTATCTCTAGTATTTCATCCGTGAGAAAGATGGATAGGGATTTTGACTACTCAACCGAAAAAGAATGCTTTTTGTGCTTTTATGATTTACACCTTTCTGCTGTTGTTTGCGAATGCAATTCTGATCGATTTGCATGTCTATCTCATGCAAAACTAATGTGTTCCTGTGATCCTAGTAAGAGATGTCTACTTGTTCGATATAACTTGGAAGAATTAGATGCTCTTGTGGCAGTTCTTGAAGGCAACCTCAGTGCAAGGAAGCTCCCCAGATTAGACGGCATTGAAATGCTATTGCCCACACAGTCAAAACTCTTAGATCGTTCTAAAGATTCCATGGAACAAAGCCTATCTGAGTACAAAAGTTCATTGACTGATGTAATTGCTATGGATGCTGATGCTGGAGAACATTGCAAGGATAATGCTAAACAAGTATCTGGCGCACTCTGTTCTGGACATCGAGAGTGTAAGAACTCCAATCTTTTACAAGAACCAGAACAAATCTTCAACATGAATAACCCATTTGAATCCAGAAATACTGATTCTACAGAAAGTAGTATAGGAAACAGACGGACAAAAGCCTTTTCTGGGTCTGTAAAAGAAAGGAATAGCACAATAGAAAATTCTGCTGCAGCTGAGCTAGAAGTGAGATCAGATCTAGTGCTGCGTAATGATGTAGGATCTGCAAACTCATTAAAAGGAAAAGATAATTTCCTGTCCGGCCAGAATTTGAACAAAGGTATGAATCTGGATTTGAACATGGCACAACCATCTATGGAGCCCAAAATTGAAACTCAAGATGGTGGTTATGTTGAACACAAGGAAGCAATGATAAGTTCTGTCATGGTACATAAGAATTGGAACTCTGACATGTCTAGACAGGACCGCTCAAGTTTCAGTGTTAAGTGTGTAAGCGGTAAAGGTAGAATTAGAACTCGAATCGAGAATGATAATATGCTGACAAATAAGGGCATAACAATAATAGATTCTGATTGTGTCTCTTCAAGGGCCCTCAGTCCCTTGCCTGATTTGATTTCTTCGCATGCTTGTTCTGAAGGACTTTGGAATAAAGCATCATATTCAAGAGAGACTGACTTCTCTTGtaaatctagtcctaaacttTTCGGAGTGAACCTGCAGCATCAACTCTGTAGTGCATCTACCCTTTCAGATAGTCAAGGGAGTCATTCTATGAGGGATAGTTCTAACTATTCTACTACATTTAGTCAAAATTTTCATGGCTTCGAAAAGAAGCATGATATGCTGAAATATAGGATAGAGCCTCTTAACTTTGGAAAGTTGATGCTTGGGAAGCAGTGGAGTTGTAGGCAAGCCATCTTTCCAAATGGTagtcttcttttatttcattaaataattttattttcctGTATAAACTGTATAAAGATTTCTTAGTAATTTTATTTGTAATGTTTACAGGATTCAGATCCCGCATCAACTTTTTTAGTGTGCTTGATCCAACTAAGCTCTGTAATTATATTTCAGAAGTACTTGATGGTGGTCTACAGAAACCTTTGTTCAAGGTTGGAACCTTAGGATATAATTCATCTTTCGTTTTGCTGATAtattgtttgattttcgtgttactTTACCTGTGTCTCGTTTGATTTTCTGACTCAACAAGACTTTGTCGTCTTGTTATCTTTAGCCATACATTTTCAAGTCACTTGCCTAGACATCAATGCTGGACAATGCTGGAGCAGTCGCCGTTAAGATTAGGTTTCATTAATGTTATTTGGTGCAAATTTACTTGCATATTCAATTATAATTCTGATTTGTGGAAGCCAATTTTCTTTTCTCGTTGTGATTGTAGTTTGGATAGTAACACCTTAATTACTGAACATAGAAAGATGTTTACTCTTTCAATAAAAACAACAAACTTTGTCTTAAACCACTGTGATTATTCATTTATTATGAGTTAATCTGCGACAATGCATTATAAAGAACATGAaagtatagttttttttttttttcattttccatcTTATTTCTTTTAGCTAAATTAgttcatttttgatttttttttttcctctgaaGTCACGTCGACTATTTAATTTGATTATCTGATGCT from Zingiber officinale cultivar Zhangliang chromosome 4B, Zo_v1.1, whole genome shotgun sequence includes:
- the LOC121974425 gene encoding lysine-specific demethylase JMJ18-like, producing MLSSKEGPEDMPVDAREDAGIPVVNAGFANEPTVSPRKQLDSDTCDHTEMKFKRSLRRRNGIYYGVFDISSEEESEYQLPVQDHPMKRPRQRNDASRIIKKAKCEMEPSRWHPDEGQKRPVIDEAPVFYPTEEEFADTLGYIASIRKKAEKYGICRIIPPHSWSPPCPLRNNNFWSHTMFNTRIQEVNKLQNREPMRRKGRNRCEKRRKRKRRLRFGMARRRNSSAVSESNDCAGSDNDEKFGFQSGSDYTLETFKQYADEFKREYFGMKDSSEKDECQPSAEDIEGEYWRIVEDSTDDIEVLYGADLDTANFGSGFPKTFSENKAELDPYALSGWNLNNLPRLAGSVLSFEKEDISGVLVPWLYVGMCFSSFCWHVEDHHLYSLNYMHFGDPKVWYGIPGIDAVKLEDAMKKHLPELFEEQPDLLHELVTQLSPSILKAEGVPVYRAIQKSGEFVLTFPRAYHSGFNCGFNCAEAVNVAPADWLPHGQCAVELYSEQHRKTSLSHDKLLLGVAWEAVKEKLGESPMYTNAKFKTWQNFCGKDGVLAQAVKARITLEHKRRESISSISSVRKMDRDFDYSTEKECFLCFYDLHLSAVVCECNSDRFACLSHAKLMCSCDPSKRCLLVRYNLEELDALVAVLEGNLSARKLPRLDGIEMLLPTQSKLLDRSKDSMEQSLSEYKSSLTDVIAMDADAGEHCKDNAKQVSGALCSGHRECKNSNLLQEPEQIFNMNNPFESRNTDSTESSIGNRRTKAFSGSVKERNSTIENSAAAELEVRSDLVLRNDVGSANSLKGKDNFLSGQNLNKGMNLDLNMAQPSMEPKIETQDGGYVEHKEAMISSVMVHKNWNSDMSRQDRSSFSVKCVSGKGRIRTRIENDNMLTNKGITIIDSDCVSSRALSPLPDLISSHACSEGLWNKASYSRETDFSCKSSPKLFGVNLQHQLCSASTLSDSQGSHSMRDSSNYSTTFSQNFHGFEKKHDMLKYRIEPLNFGKLMLGKQWSCRQAIFPNGFRSRINFFSVLDPTKLCNYISEVLDGGLQKPLFKVSVEDNPEIYFSSTSALLCWEMVRERLNQEIVRQRNQGKHGLPELQSPESIDGLEMFGFLSPAIIRDIEALDPHHQTSEYWESKFSLSSVSELNDAKNVAAEAPLTLDTDVNRSGCSLNKGKLFGVDLTKTGEDAPSHGNTKESVEEVHSVLGRLFEKASHDELSMLLKVFCSKSGSSSWSAAYVTLLDKIQKKVHK